In Chlorocebus sabaeus isolate Y175 chromosome 11, mChlSab1.0.hap1, whole genome shotgun sequence, one DNA window encodes the following:
- the TSPAN11 gene encoding tetraspanin-11 isoform X1, which translates to MAHYKTEQDDWLIVYLKYLLFVFNFFFWVGGAAVLAVGIWTLVEKSGYLSVLASSTFAASAYILIFAGALVMVTGFLGFGAILREQKGCLSTYFCLLLVIFLVELVAGVLAHVYYQRLSDELKQHLNKTLAENYGQPGATQITTSVDRLQQDPGTLRRPLTSSLCLCLCLQFKCCGSNSSADWQHSTYILSREAEGRRVPDSCCKTAVTRCGQRVHPSNIYKVEGGCLTKLEQFLADHLLLMGAVGIGVACLQICGMVLTCCLHRRLQRHFY; encoded by the exons ATGGCCCACTATAAGACTGAGCAGGACGACTGGCTGATCGTCTACTTGAAGTACTTACTCTTTGTCTTCAACTTCTTCTTCTGG GTCGGGGGAGCAGCCGTCCTGGCTGTGGGCATCTGGACCCTGGTGGAGAAGAGTGGCTACCTCAGCGTCCTGGCCTCCAGCACCTTTGCCGCCTCCGCCTACATCCTCATCTTTGCGGGCGCACTTGTCATGGTGACCGGCTTCCTGGGCTTCGGTGCCATCCTCCGGGAGCAGAAGGGCTGCCTCTCCACG TATTTCTGCCTGTTGCTCGTCATCTTCCTGGTTGAGCTGGTGGCGGGAGTCCTGGCCCATGTGTATTACCAGAGG CTGAGTGATGAACTGAAGCAGCACTTGAACAAGACTCTGGCTGAGAACTACGGGCAGCCTGGAGCCACGCAGATCACCACCTCAGTAGACCGGCTCCAGCAGGAT CCTGGAACCCTACGCAGGCCTCtcacctccagcctctgcctctgcctctgcctccagttCAAGTGCTGTGGAAGCAACAGCTCAGCCGACTGGCAGCACAGCACGTACATCCTGTCGCGGGAGGCCGAGGGCCGCCGGGTGCCCGACAGCTGCTGCAAGACAGCAGTGACGCGCTGCGGCCAGCGGGTCCACCCCTCCAACATCTATAAGGTGGAG GGAGGCTGCCTCACCAAGCTGGAGCAGTTCCTGGCCGACCACCTGCTGCTCATGGGGGCTGTGGGCATCGGGGTGGCCTGCCTGCAG
- the TSPAN11 gene encoding tetraspanin-11 isoform X3, translated as MAHYKTEQDDWLIVYLKYLLFVFNFFFWVGGAAVLAVGIWTLVEKSGYLSVLASSTFAASAYILIFAGALVMVTGFLGFGAILREQKGCLSTYFCLLLVIFLVELVAGVLAHVYYQRLSDELKQHLNKTLAENYGQPGATQITTSVDRLQQDAPPLLPSRSGASVARKPAVPGELHLLPGSSPGSSCPGCFYPRGCLPPSPGGWLLRLRKTEL; from the exons ATGGCCCACTATAAGACTGAGCAGGACGACTGGCTGATCGTCTACTTGAAGTACTTACTCTTTGTCTTCAACTTCTTCTTCTGG GTCGGGGGAGCAGCCGTCCTGGCTGTGGGCATCTGGACCCTGGTGGAGAAGAGTGGCTACCTCAGCGTCCTGGCCTCCAGCACCTTTGCCGCCTCCGCCTACATCCTCATCTTTGCGGGCGCACTTGTCATGGTGACCGGCTTCCTGGGCTTCGGTGCCATCCTCCGGGAGCAGAAGGGCTGCCTCTCCACG TATTTCTGCCTGTTGCTCGTCATCTTCCTGGTTGAGCTGGTGGCGGGAGTCCTGGCCCATGTGTATTACCAGAGG CTGAGTGATGAACTGAAGCAGCACTTGAACAAGACTCTGGCTGAGAACTACGGGCAGCCTGGAGCCACGCAGATCACCACCTCAGTAGACCGGCTCCAGCAGGAT GCCCCACCCCTGCTGCCTTCCCGTTCTGGGGCCTCTGTGGCCAGGAAGCCGGCTGTGCCAGGAGAACTCCATCTCCTGCCAGGATCCAGCCCAGGAAGCTCCTGTCCAGGCTGCTTCTATCCACGGGgctgccttcctccttccccgGGGGGCTGGCTACTGCGGCTCCGTAAGACTGAGCTGTAA
- the TSPAN11 gene encoding tetraspanin-11 isoform X2, which yields MAHYKTEQDDWLIVYLKYLLFVFNFFFWVGGAAVLAVGIWTLVEKSGYLSVLASSTFAASAYILIFAGALVMVTGFLGFGAILREQKGCLSTYFCLLLVIFLVELVAGVLAHVYYQRLSDELKQHLNKTLAENYGQPGATQITTSVDRLQQDFKCCGSNSSADWQHSTYILSREAEGRRVPDSCCKTAVTRCGQRVHPSNIYKVEGGCLTKLEQFLADHLLLMGAVGIGVACLQICGMVLTCCLHRRLQRHFY from the exons ATGGCCCACTATAAGACTGAGCAGGACGACTGGCTGATCGTCTACTTGAAGTACTTACTCTTTGTCTTCAACTTCTTCTTCTGG GTCGGGGGAGCAGCCGTCCTGGCTGTGGGCATCTGGACCCTGGTGGAGAAGAGTGGCTACCTCAGCGTCCTGGCCTCCAGCACCTTTGCCGCCTCCGCCTACATCCTCATCTTTGCGGGCGCACTTGTCATGGTGACCGGCTTCCTGGGCTTCGGTGCCATCCTCCGGGAGCAGAAGGGCTGCCTCTCCACG TATTTCTGCCTGTTGCTCGTCATCTTCCTGGTTGAGCTGGTGGCGGGAGTCCTGGCCCATGTGTATTACCAGAGG CTGAGTGATGAACTGAAGCAGCACTTGAACAAGACTCTGGCTGAGAACTACGGGCAGCCTGGAGCCACGCAGATCACCACCTCAGTAGACCGGCTCCAGCAGGAT ttCAAGTGCTGTGGAAGCAACAGCTCAGCCGACTGGCAGCACAGCACGTACATCCTGTCGCGGGAGGCCGAGGGCCGCCGGGTGCCCGACAGCTGCTGCAAGACAGCAGTGACGCGCTGCGGCCAGCGGGTCCACCCCTCCAACATCTATAAGGTGGAG GGAGGCTGCCTCACCAAGCTGGAGCAGTTCCTGGCCGACCACCTGCTGCTCATGGGGGCTGTGGGCATCGGGGTGGCCTGCCTGCAG